In Actinomadura citrea, a single window of DNA contains:
- a CDS encoding TcmI family type II polyketide cyclase, with translation MLFQAPPPTHRAVMIRKIAPGDRDAVAAVFREHDRTDLPRRIGVTRRTLLTFHDLYIHLVEGDASFEKALYAAGDDPGFRDINARLATLLVPYDRDRPAMRHAQAEEFYHWSDDRLQATYRLLLEIRVDEARGTEFERTWRQMAAVAARHPGHVTQSLSRDLADPGTYHLISDWADEDAHERFLASPEHRGLAAALRDLDAKVRATRTRINAPHAGPAENGGTAGASSTGQVER, from the coding sequence ATGCTTTTCCAGGCCCCGCCCCCGACCCACCGGGCGGTCATGATCCGGAAGATCGCGCCCGGCGACCGGGACGCCGTCGCGGCGGTGTTCCGCGAGCACGACCGCACCGACCTGCCCCGCCGCATCGGCGTCACGCGCCGCACTCTGCTGACGTTCCACGACCTGTACATCCACCTGGTCGAAGGAGACGCGTCGTTCGAGAAGGCCCTGTACGCCGCCGGCGACGACCCCGGGTTCCGCGATATCAACGCCAGACTCGCCACGCTGCTCGTCCCGTACGACAGGGACCGCCCGGCCATGCGCCATGCACAGGCCGAGGAGTTCTACCACTGGTCGGACGACCGGCTGCAGGCGACGTACCGGCTGCTGCTGGAGATCCGCGTGGACGAGGCGCGCGGCACGGAGTTCGAGCGGACCTGGCGGCAGATGGCCGCCGTCGCCGCCCGCCACCCGGGGCACGTCACCCAGTCGCTGTCGCGCGACCTCGCCGACCCCGGCACCTACCACCTGATCAGCGACTGGGCCGACGAGGACGCCCACGAACGCTTCCTCGCCTCACCCGAGCACCGGGGGCTCGCCGCCGCGCTCCGCGACCTGGACGCCAAGGTCCGCGCGACCCGCACGCGCATCAACGCCCCCCACGCAGGCCCGGCCGAGAACGGCGGGACGGCCGGGGCGTCCAGCACCGGGCAGGTCGAGCGATGA
- a CDS encoding cytochrome P450, with the protein MIEPTDLDEAGDRSTPPLINDIRAPGPVARARMLSGDVGYAVTRAAEAQHVLCDPAFSSAATFLPRTPAEPQEPVGSSRVLFEMDPPEHTRLRRAVAQAFNRRRVEAMRPGIAEVVDGLLDEMAADGAPADLVRALCAPLPLTDICELLGVPREDRDSFRGWAEAIMALRGHSPQEIDRARAAIQRYFVELVAARRAEPADDLVSELLTVRDREEPITGPELVRLAITLLIAGHGPTMNQLARSVYALLTRPEMYAALHRDPDLVATAVEELLRTVPSVPVGTPRLALRDVEVGGVPIPAGSTVAVSALAANHDPALFTDPEVTDLGRTDNKHLTFGHGPHFCIGAQLARTEMRTALAALVRRFPDLRLAVPPEAVQWRTDSLFHGPLELPVTW; encoded by the coding sequence ATGATCGAGCCGACCGACCTGGACGAGGCCGGCGACCGGTCGACGCCGCCGCTGATCAATGACATCCGCGCCCCCGGCCCGGTCGCCCGCGCGCGGATGCTGTCGGGCGACGTCGGTTACGCGGTGACCCGGGCGGCCGAGGCGCAGCACGTGCTGTGCGACCCGGCCTTCAGCAGTGCCGCGACGTTCCTGCCCCGCACACCCGCGGAGCCGCAGGAGCCGGTCGGCTCCAGCAGGGTCCTGTTCGAGATGGATCCGCCCGAGCACACCCGGCTTCGGCGGGCGGTCGCCCAGGCGTTCAACCGCCGCCGCGTCGAGGCCATGCGGCCGGGCATCGCGGAGGTCGTCGACGGACTGCTGGACGAGATGGCCGCGGACGGGGCGCCGGCCGACCTGGTCCGGGCCCTGTGCGCGCCGCTGCCGCTCACCGACATCTGCGAGCTGCTCGGCGTCCCGCGCGAGGACCGCGACTCCTTCCGCGGCTGGGCCGAGGCGATCATGGCGCTGCGCGGTCACTCCCCCCAGGAGATCGACCGGGCCCGGGCCGCGATCCAGCGCTACTTCGTCGAACTGGTCGCGGCCAGACGCGCCGAACCGGCCGACGACCTGGTCAGCGAACTGCTGACCGTGCGCGACCGCGAGGAGCCGATCACCGGACCCGAGCTGGTCAGACTCGCGATCACCCTGCTGATCGCCGGGCACGGGCCCACGATGAACCAGCTCGCCCGGAGCGTGTACGCCCTGCTGACACGCCCCGAGATGTACGCCGCGCTGCACCGCGATCCGGATCTGGTGGCGACGGCGGTGGAGGAGCTGCTGCGGACGGTGCCGTCGGTGCCGGTCGGCACCCCGCGCCTGGCGCTCCGGGACGTGGAGGTCGGCGGTGTGCCGATCCCCGCCGGCAGCACGGTCGCGGTGTCGGCGCTCGCGGCCAACCACGATCCGGCCCTGTTCACCGATCCGGAGGTGACGGACCTCGGCCGCACCGACAACAAGCACCTGACGTTCGGCCACGGCCCCCACTTCTGCATCGGCGCCCAACTCGCCCGGACCGAGATGCGGACGGCCCTCGCCGCCTTGGTGCGGCGCTTCCCCGACCTGCGCCTGGCCGTCCCCCCGGAGGCCGTCCAGTGGCGGACGGACTCCCTCTTCCACGGCCCCTTGGAGCTGCCCGTGACCTGGTGA
- a CDS encoding effector-associated domain 2-containing protein, producing the protein MPLAGCYQEDRGDGVIVVLPPSYDPARLAHPLPDHLRGSLRRHNELSAEHARMRLRIALHSGPLESDANGIVGTTVNHVNRLLDAPSFKEALAAMPADLGVLASDEFYRAVIREGRGAIDPTEFQPIDVRLKETETTAWLCLRATRSPAPAGNAAQAPAPVGPLPVSGTEPPAPGLGAGPRADRADANGLPALFEIVDRLMDIPLLTTAEGRQQIVDALRKEIAIRVPRRTQPHLDVHSIVRTCSEFPGGLQEFLALVHAYAGESSQVQALDDTVARLTGRAP; encoded by the coding sequence ATGCCTCTCGCAGGCTGCTACCAGGAGGACCGCGGCGACGGTGTCATCGTCGTGCTGCCGCCGTCCTACGATCCGGCCCGCCTCGCCCACCCGCTGCCCGACCACCTGCGCGGTTCCCTCCGCAGGCACAACGAACTGTCCGCCGAACACGCCCGGATGCGGCTGCGGATCGCGCTGCACAGCGGGCCGCTCGAATCGGATGCCAACGGGATCGTCGGCACCACCGTCAACCACGTCAACCGGCTCCTGGACGCGCCGTCCTTCAAGGAGGCCCTCGCCGCGATGCCGGCCGACCTGGGGGTCCTGGCGTCCGACGAGTTCTACCGCGCGGTGATCCGGGAGGGTCGCGGCGCCATCGACCCCACGGAGTTCCAGCCGATCGACGTGCGTCTCAAGGAGACGGAGACCACCGCCTGGCTCTGCCTACGGGCAACGCGCTCGCCGGCGCCGGCCGGGAACGCCGCGCAAGCGCCCGCCCCGGTGGGACCGCTTCCGGTCAGCGGCACCGAACCTCCCGCCCCCGGCCTCGGCGCGGGCCCCCGGGCGGATCGGGCGGACGCCAACGGTCTCCCCGCCCTCTTCGAGATCGTCGACCGGCTCATGGACATTCCGCTGCTGACGACGGCCGAGGGCCGGCAGCAGATCGTGGACGCCCTGCGCAAAGAGATCGCGATCCGCGTGCCGCGCCGCACGCAGCCCCATCTGGACGTCCACTCGATCGTCCGCACATGCTCGGAGTTCCCCGGTGGACTCCAGGAGTTCCTCGCGCTGGTCCACGCCTACGCCGGCGAGTCGTCGCAGGTCCAGGCACTGGACGACACGGTCGCGAGGCTGACCGGACGCGCCCCCTGA
- a CDS encoding effector-associated domain 2-containing protein, producing MTDDETRSPALVPPAALSLGHAQEQVRTEQTTAEIVALLTDIPDMREAPGRSIVAHYISEHVRAPLLLPELPQPRYHLYHLVLACREIPDGLQLLVRAVEFVAGPTAAVARLKRMLSPVRAHLEPVVETQIEDLLTGLRIPSLTRLYVAATGNSIATVPFRLTDAWDAFSALLDHNTAPGKPSPHLIFVAMLLQTMQTRQTAGSAGTEEAWRLKRLRDWLAMQTEQLRGAGDVPQADYLDRMRDRSGVLATRADKPIYLIIQLEPLPDLVEDEVMCRLSHWRQIHPLEWRPEPGEDQVVPLSAVRERVGALIHEAERGWAYELDDSLVLEFVLPLDMINLDVDQWTRDASGMPDPPPLGAEYEILVRSQERLRALGLHRAWRQRWQVLVDAVDGLTYWAAAGEPAHPRPMGDRLLSSREIVACVLSGPPDREPGRSELWKALRAGVPVVLWHRADQLASEMREAVRQVVDRPDIRALPTDIRRLRGNAPSDDRNGRSALELTLLWDDPNHFLDDARALRAPASRT from the coding sequence ATGACGGACGACGAGACGAGGTCACCCGCCCTGGTGCCCCCGGCGGCGCTGTCGCTGGGGCACGCGCAGGAGCAGGTCCGCACGGAGCAGACCACCGCCGAGATCGTCGCGCTGCTCACCGACATACCGGATATGCGGGAGGCGCCGGGGCGCTCCATCGTCGCCCACTACATCAGTGAGCACGTGCGCGCCCCGCTGCTGTTACCCGAGCTGCCGCAGCCGAGGTATCACCTCTACCACCTCGTGCTCGCGTGCCGGGAGATACCCGACGGGCTGCAGTTGCTGGTCCGCGCGGTCGAGTTCGTGGCCGGCCCGACCGCGGCCGTGGCGCGCCTGAAGCGCATGCTGAGCCCGGTCCGCGCCCACCTGGAGCCGGTCGTCGAGACACAGATCGAGGACCTGCTGACCGGCCTGCGGATACCGTCCCTCACCCGCCTCTACGTGGCCGCGACCGGAAACAGCATCGCCACCGTGCCCTTCCGGCTCACCGACGCCTGGGACGCGTTCTCCGCGCTCCTCGACCACAACACGGCGCCCGGGAAACCCTCGCCGCACCTGATATTCGTCGCGATGCTGCTGCAGACCATGCAGACACGGCAGACGGCGGGAAGCGCCGGGACCGAGGAGGCATGGCGCCTCAAGAGGCTGCGCGACTGGCTGGCGATGCAGACGGAGCAGCTGCGCGGCGCCGGCGACGTCCCCCAGGCCGACTACCTCGACCGCATGCGCGACCGTTCCGGGGTGCTCGCGACGCGCGCCGACAAGCCCATCTACCTCATCATCCAGCTCGAACCGCTCCCGGATCTCGTCGAGGACGAGGTCATGTGCCGGCTCTCGCACTGGCGGCAGATCCATCCGCTCGAATGGCGCCCCGAGCCGGGGGAGGACCAGGTGGTCCCGCTGAGCGCGGTGCGCGAGCGCGTCGGCGCTTTGATCCACGAGGCCGAGCGGGGCTGGGCCTACGAACTCGACGACTCCCTGGTGCTGGAGTTCGTGCTGCCGCTGGACATGATCAATCTCGATGTGGACCAGTGGACGCGCGACGCCTCCGGGATGCCGGATCCGCCGCCGCTCGGCGCGGAGTACGAGATCCTCGTCCGGAGTCAGGAGAGGCTGCGCGCCCTGGGTCTCCACCGCGCGTGGCGTCAGCGCTGGCAGGTGCTCGTCGACGCCGTCGACGGCCTCACCTACTGGGCCGCCGCGGGGGAGCCCGCCCATCCGCGTCCGATGGGCGATCGGCTGCTGAGCAGCCGCGAGATCGTCGCGTGCGTGCTGAGCGGTCCGCCCGACCGCGAGCCCGGCCGGAGCGAACTCTGGAAGGCGCTGCGCGCGGGGGTGCCCGTGGTGCTCTGGCACCGGGCGGATCAGCTCGCTTCGGAAATGCGGGAGGCGGTGCGGCAGGTCGTCGATCGTCCCGACATCAGGGCGCTGCCGACCGACATCAGACGGCTCCGGGGAAACGCGCCGTCCGATGACCGCAATGGTCGCTCTGCTCTGGAGTTAACCCTCCTATGGGATGACCCGAATCACTTCTTGGACGATGCCCGTGCTCTTCGTGCTCCGGCATCCCGGACGTGA
- a CDS encoding AAA family ATPase, with product MAADEPPEVPSPRDAPMPAGPGDAAPDARAAWWIYRGTGRPLPQGRFAAALPPPPPWRAFDGGPPLPPPPGDERDLVRRLGPVSARPRPADPAEVDAVNAAVFLRRPLLVTGEPGVGKSTLAYRITRELGLGRVLRWPIGSRSTLRDGLYEYDAIGRAQDAATGRGALARQAGELSEAPVEGDPDSAALTDAGVGHYLRLGPLGTALLPHELPRVLLIDELDKSDIDLPNDLLDVLEEGEYGITELFRVSAREPVVKVHTADPDGTADIVRGRVRCRAFPIVVITSNGEREFPPAFLRRCLQFSMREPDETRLADIVAAHFAERSDERTRRLVRSFLEHRSSHRGLAADQLLNAVYLATSGARDPDTGWERLLDLIWQRLEVAPE from the coding sequence ATGGCCGCTGACGAGCCGCCCGAGGTCCCTTCCCCTCGTGACGCGCCCATGCCCGCCGGCCCGGGGGACGCCGCCCCGGACGCCCGCGCCGCATGGTGGATCTATCGCGGCACCGGGCGCCCCCTGCCGCAGGGACGGTTCGCCGCGGCGCTGCCCCCGCCGCCCCCGTGGCGCGCCTTCGACGGCGGTCCGCCGCTCCCGCCTCCGCCCGGTGACGAGCGCGACCTCGTCCGCCGGCTCGGCCCCGTCAGCGCCCGGCCGCGCCCGGCCGACCCCGCGGAGGTCGACGCCGTCAACGCGGCGGTGTTCCTGCGGCGGCCGCTCCTGGTCACCGGGGAGCCGGGTGTCGGGAAGTCGACCCTCGCCTACCGGATCACCCGCGAGCTGGGGCTCGGCCGGGTGCTGCGCTGGCCCATCGGCAGCCGGAGCACGTTGCGCGACGGACTCTACGAATACGACGCGATCGGGCGGGCGCAGGACGCCGCGACCGGCCGCGGGGCGCTCGCGCGGCAGGCCGGGGAGTTATCGGAGGCGCCGGTCGAGGGGGATCCGGATTCCGCCGCGCTGACCGACGCCGGAGTGGGGCACTATCTCAGGCTCGGCCCGCTGGGCACCGCGCTGCTGCCCCATGAGCTGCCCCGCGTGCTCCTCATCGACGAACTCGACAAAAGCGACATAGACCTACCGAACGACCTTCTTGACGTACTAGAGGAGGGCGAATACGGAATCACCGAACTCTTCCGCGTGAGCGCCCGCGAACCCGTGGTGAAGGTTCACACCGCCGATCCGGACGGCACGGCCGACATCGTGCGGGGGAGAGTGCGTTGCCGGGCGTTCCCCATCGTGGTCATCACCAGCAACGGTGAGCGGGAGTTCCCGCCCGCGTTCCTGCGCCGGTGTCTGCAGTTCTCGATGAGAGAGCCCGACGAGACCCGGCTCGCCGACATCGTGGCGGCGCATTTCGCCGAGCGGTCCGACGAGCGCACCCGGCGGCTGGTCCGCAGTTTCCTGGAGCACCGCAGCAGCCACCGCGGGCTCGCCGCGGACCAACTGCTCAACGCCGTCTACCTCGCGACCTCCGGGGCACGGGATCCCGATACCGGCTGGGAACGGCTCCTCGATCTCATCTGGCAACGGTTGGAAGTGGCGCCTGAGTGA